Genomic segment of Acetomicrobium thermoterrenum DSM 13490:
ATGCAAGGTATTACCAAGTCCTTTTTCGAGAACAAGGTATTGCGGAATGTCAATATCACTCTCGAAAGAGGGGAAATATTAGGCTTGGTTGGCGAAAACGGTGCCGGGAAATCTACTTTAATGAACATACTTTTCGGCCTGCCCATCATATTTGAAACAGGTGGCTTTGAGGGGAAAATCTATCTTGAGGACCAAGAGGTGCGCTTTACCAGCCCGTTACAGGCTCTTGATGCCGGCATCGGAATGGTGCACCAAGAATTTTCACTAATACCGGGGTTCACCGCCGCAGAAAACATCGTTCTCAACAGAGAGTCCACAATGTATAACTTTTTGGTAGAAATATTTGGCGAAAGGCTTGCAACTTTAGATTACCCAAAGATCAAATCCAGAGCCACAAACGCTATCGGAAGATTAGGGCTTTCCCTGGATCCGGACATGATTGTTTCCGAAATGCCCGTAGGACACAAGCAGTTCACCGAGATAGCACGGGAAATCGAAAAGGAAAACACCAAATTACTGGTATTGGACGAACCTACTGCCGTACTAACCGAATCAGAGGCAAAGATATTGCTCGATGCCATGAGACGCCTGGCATCTCAAGGAATAGGCATTATATTCATATCGCACAGGCTGCAGGAAGTATTAGAAGCATGCGATCGCATCGTCGTCTTGAGAGATGGAGAGATAACCCTCGAGAAAAAGGCCAACGAAACGAACCTGCGCGAGGTAGCAAGTGCAATGGTAGGGCGCAGGATTGAAGGTTTGACCGAAAGGACCGGAGAGGAAAGGGCCTTTACAAAGCCGATTTTAACGATCGAACATCTCTGGGTAGACATGCCCGGCGAAACTGTGAGGGACGTCAATCTAGAGGTATACGAGGGTGAAATATTGGGCATTGGCGGTTTGGCAGGTCAGGGAAAGCTCGGAATAGCAAACGGAATAATGGGGCTTTTTCCGGCTGGCGGAAAGGTCACCTTTCAAGGAGATGAACTGCCTTTGAATAATCCCGCCGTTCCCTTAAAAAAGGGGATCGGCTTCGTGTCCGAAGACAGACGAGGAGTAGGATTGATCCTCGATGAGGGAATTGCGTTTAATATAGTCTTTACCGCGATGCAAATACACGACGCATATCTCAAAACTTACCTGGGCGGTCTAGTAAAGTGGAGGAACGATCAAGAGATCGTAAAGGCAGCGAAACAATACATAGAGATGCTTGCAATCAGATGCGTTCACGAAAATCAAAAGGTCAAGGAGCTCTCAGGAGGAAACCAGCAGAAGGTATGTCTGGCCAGAGCTTTTGCCCTCGACCCGAAGCTGCTTTTCGTATCCGAGCCCACAAGGGGTATCGATATCGGAGCGAAAAAACTTGTTCTCGATATGATATATCAGCGCAACAGGCAACACGGGACCACAATTGTAGTGACCTCCTCCGAGCTCGAAGAAATGCGTGCCATTTGCGATCGTATAGCAATAGTTCACGAAGGAAAAATTGCGGGCATACTTCCCGCTTCAAGTGACAGCTCAGAGTTTGGCCTTCTCCTGATGGGAGCTAAGGCATCAAACGAGGAAGGTGTGATCTCAGTTGGATAGGATAAAAAAATTCATCATTGACATTGGGTGGCCTCGTGCCATCATCGCTTTCTTTTTGTTGGCCCTCTTCGTCATAGCGCCATTCGTAAACGTCCGACTTGACTCTTCCATAAGCGATACCTTGGTAAGATTTGGTATGAACGGCGTATTGGTTTTAGCTATGGTTCCGATGATACAATCCGGTTGCGGGCTCAATTTTGGATTGCCTCTTGGAATCATAGCTGGGCTTTTAGGTGCAACGATGAGCCTGGAGTTCAACGCTGTCGGATTTCTTGGTTTTTTCATGGCAATCGCCTTGGCCACGCCATTCGCTCTCATATTTGGTTGGGGTTACGGACAGCTTTTGAACAGGGTCAAGGGCGGAGAGATGATGATAGCGACCTATGTTGGTTTCTCCTCCGTCGCTTTCATGTGCATAATGTGGTTGCTTTTGCCTTATAAGAATCCCACTATGGTATGGGGATACGCCGGGAAAGGCCTTCGAACTACAATTAGCGTTCAAGAATATTGGGGCGGCGTTCTTAACAATTTCCTTTCGATAAGGATCGGCGAATTTTTCTTCATCCCCACTGGAACCATATTGTTTTTTGCCCTTATGTCCCTACTAATATGGATGTTCTTTCGCACCAAAATGGGTACTGCCATATCGGCTGTCGGCGCCAATCCCGACTTTGCCCGAGCTGCAGGGATAAACATAGACAGAATGCGAACGATATCTGTAATGTTGTCCACGCTGCTTGGAGCTATAGGAATAATCGTTTACGAACAGAGCTTCGGATTCATTCAGCTTTACATGGGACCCTTCTTTATGGCCTTCCCGTCGGTGGCAGCCATCCTGCTCGGCGGTGCCTCTATCAATAGAGCCACTCTAACGCATGTCGTGATCGGCACGTTCTTATTTCAAGGCATATTAACGATGACGCCTTCCGTAATTAATAGCATGCTGCAGACGGATATCTCGGAGGTAATTAGGATCATCGCCTCCAACGGTATGATCCTCTATGCATTGACGAGGGGAGTAAGGGTGAAATCGCGATGAAAAAGAGAGAGGCTAAATTTACAATAAAAAGATTTTTGATGACTAACATCGTGCCAATTCTTTTTATACTTTTGTCAGCCTTTGCCATACCAATTTCGCAATTTTCGGCGAACTACCTGATACAGGAAATGCTAATTCGCTTGGCGAGAAACTCTTTTCTGGTGCTTTCCCTTCTGATACCGATCATAGCAGGCATGGGCCTGAATTTTGGCATGGTGCTAGGTGCAATGGCCGGACAAATAGGGCTGATACTCATAACCGACTGGAAGATATTAGGCATTCCGGGAATGGTCTTGGCCGCCATAATAGCAACCCCTCTGGCGATAGCCTTGGGGTGGATGTGCGGCACTATACTAAATCGTGCCAAGGGAAGAGAAATGGTCACTTCCTATATATTGGGGTTCTTCGTAAATGGCCTCTATCAGCTGGTCGTACTCTACTTTTTCGGATATTTAATACCAATACGCAGCCCGGAACTGGTGCTTTCCAGAGGCTATGGCATCAGAAACGCCGTCAATCTCTTGGGCATCAGGAACTGTCTGGACTATTTTATTCCAGTTACAATTCATGGCGTTAAAGTCCCCCTGGGAACTTTCATCGTTATTGCCATATTCAGCGCCTTCATAGTATGGTTCCGTCGCACCAAGCTAGGGCAGGATATGCGAGCTGTCGGCCAAGATATGGAAGTGGCTCGTTCGGCGGGCATTGCCGTAGAGCGCACCAGATTGATCTCTATAGTGATTTCGACGGTGTTGGCAGCTTACGGACAGATAATATTTTTACAAAACATAGGCACCCTCAACACTTATAACAGCCATGAACAGGCCGGGATGTTCGCCATCGCAGCGCTGTTGGTAGGAGGAGCAAGTGTAGCGAAGGCAACTCTGCCCAACGTCTTCGTAGGAGTCGTGTTATTCCACCTCATGTTCGTCGTATCGCCTATGGCCGGCAAATACCTAATAGGACAAGCACAGCTTGGAGAATACTTCCGAGTTTTCGTCTCTTACGGGGTTGTCGCCTTGGCTCTGGCTATATACGAGTGGCGCCGCGCTCAGGAACGGGCATATGCAAGGCGCATGTTTAGGGGCGAAGCGTAAAAAGATGTACGTCCCATGCAATTTTTCCCGGAGGAGGTAATAAATTTGAAGAAACGCCTTATTATGCAAATTGGCCTCGTAGTTCTGCTAATCGTAATAAGCATATTCTTATATCGAATCGGCAAGGGCTTCCAGCTGATCGTAGAAAATAAAAATTTTACTCTGGGCGACATCGTGTACGAAGCAGAGGGTCCAGTTAGGGTTACTTTCGATGACGAAATCCAGTTAGACCTCAAGAAAAACAGGGCTGATCTGGCCATCTTGGTTGGCTACGGCAAACATAAGATAAAAGTGGAAGTTTTGGACAACAACGGCAACACCATAAGGACAGTCGAAAAGACCTTTTCCCTCAGCGGCAAAGAGGGAGATCTTGTAAGCATACCCGCTCTGCTCAACGGAAGTGACAAATGGATCTTCAGGCGAAACGTCACTTAAGGCATGCTTAAACACCCGATAAGCTCCCACTCCAAGACATGAGTGGGAGCTTATTTTTTCGATTACGAAGCAATTTGGTTGGCATCAATTTGTGGATTCTCAAGCTTCAAGGATCATTTCGTCCATCCCGCCGCCCGGAGGAATCATCGGGAAGACCTTCTCCTTCGTAGGAACGATGCATTCCACCAATGTAGGCCCATCTTGACTTAATGCCATTTGAAGTGTAGAGCTAATCTCATGAGAACGTTCAATTCGATAACCCTTCACTCCAAACCCGCTTGCTATTTCCACCAAAGAGCGCGACGGCGCTTCATTGGTGGCCGAATACCTTTCGCTCCAGAACAGCTCTTGCCACTGCCTTACCATGCCAAGGCTGGAATTGTTTATGACAATCAGCTTGACGGGCAAATTATATCTGACGCAAGTCTCGAGCTCCTGTACGTTCATCAAAAAACTTCCGTCACCGGAAATACAAAGGACGGGTCGGTCTAAAAGAGCAAAGGCCGCCCCAATTGCAGCAGGAAGGCCGTATCCCATAGTCCCGAGACCTCCGGAAGACAAAAAGGTTCCGGGAAACTTTACTTGCCAGTGAAGGGCAGCCCACATCTGGTTTTGTCCCACTTCAGTCGAGACTATTTGTTGAGGCTCGACCATTTTTCTAAGAGACATCAAAAGGGCGCGAGGAGTTATGTAAGAGTTGTCATCGTCGCATACTTCCTCCTGTTTAAATTTCTCTATGCCTTGGAGCCAGGTGGAACGGTCGCGAGCTTTAATTTCCCCATGCAAACCCGATATAATCTTTCCTGCATCGCCTATCAGAAAGTGGGACGCTCTTATGTTCTTGTTGATTTCCGCAGGATCGACATCGATATGTATTATCTTTGCATTCGGAGCAAAGCAGGTCGCTCTACCCGTCGTCCTGTCGGAAAAACGTGTTCCTACCCCAATGACCAGATCAGCTTCCAGGATCGCCCTATTGGCCGCAGGGCGCCCGTGCATTCCGGCCATACCTAAAGACAAAAAATTTCCTTCTGGATAGGCGCCTTTGCCCATGAGAGTGGTAGCCACAGGCATCCTGAATTCGTCGATAAAACTGCTAAATGCTGCGCTTGCTCGAGAGTGTATCACCCCTCCCCCAAGAAGCAACAAGGGCCGTTCGGCTTTATTAATGGCCTCTACCACATCGCCCCACATCGTAAGATCCTCGTTCCTTTCGGGATGATATCCCGGAAATTCTAACTTGGGAGGATAGACAAACTCTCCTTCCTCGTTTTGAACGTCCACGGGCAAAACTATCAAAACGGGACCCGGTCTTCCTGTTGTGGCGATGTAAAAGGCCCCACGCACCGCCTTTGGAATTTCAGAAGCACTTTTTACCAAAAAGCTGTGCTTCACCATTGACATGGAACAGCCAAAGATATCGGCCTCCTGAAATGCATCAGTTCCCATCACCTTCGTAGCTACCTGGCCGGCGATCACGACCACAGGAATGGAATCCATATAGGCCGAAGCCAAGGGAGTCACTATATTGGTAGCACCGGGTCCCGACGTAACGAAACAGACGCCCGGTTTTCCCCTTACCCTCGCATACCCGTCGGCCGCATGCCCTACCGCTTGTTCATGGCGCATCAATACGTGTCTTATCTTTGAATCGTAAAGGGCATCATAAAGCGGAATTACTGTCCCTCCAGGGTATCCGAACACCGTCTCCACGGCCTCTTCTTCCAAGGCCTTAATTATCATCTGTGCCCCTGTCAAACGCATTTTACTCACATCCTTTGGATAATTGAGGCAACACTGTCTCCGACCTCTGAAGTTGTCGCCTCGCCACCAAGCTCCATAGGATGTCTTTGCCGCGGAAAGGCCCTTAAATATTCCAAAACAGCATTTTTTACGGCTTCGGACGCCTCAACTTGTGTAAGATGTTCAAGCATTAAACTTGCCGACAATATGGCAGCTAAGGGATTTGCCCTTCCTGTACCGGCTATATCGGGCGCAGAACCATGAACCGGCTCGAACATCGATAGGCCATCTCCTATGTTTGCGCTGGGTGACAAACCCAACCCGCCCGTAAGTCCCGCCAGAAGATCGCTTACGATGTCGCCAAACAAATTTGGACATAAGATCACGCCATATCCCGAGGGATCTCTTGCAAGCTGATAACAGAGGGCATCTACATTGACCAGTTTTAGTGATATCCCCTCTTTTGAGGTCTCCTCTTTCGCTATTTCTTCCCAAAGGCCGTACAGCTCTTTCACGGCGTTTGATTTCGTCGCTAGCACTATTTCGCTTGCCTTTCTGCGACGGGCCAAGTTGCAGGCATAGCGCGTAATGCGCCTAACGCCCATTTCCGTAGCCAAAGCCAACTGTGCAGCAAATTTCATGGAAGGATCAACTTTTAGGGAAAGAGCTCCCTTTAACGTATATGAAGGTCTCTTCATATCCACCGTCGCCTCGATCTCTTCATTAGAAAGAAAGCCCAAACCTACGTAAAGGTCTTCAGTGTTTTCTCTGACCACAACTATATCCATGTCCTCTCCCCTCTTCAAAGGCGTAGGAACATTGGGATAGGTTGAGGCAGGCCTCAAATTAACGTATTGATCGAAATAAAACCTCGTCTTCAGCAATATTCCCCGCTCAAGGACACCCGGAGGAACCCTGGGATCTCCTATGGCTCCCTGCAGCAGCGCGCAGCACTGCTGCATCTCTTCCAGCGCTTCGTCCGGCAAGATCTCTCCTGTATTCAAGTAGTGTTCGGCCCCGTAGGGAAATTCTCTCCACTCCACGGAAAAACCAAACGAACTTGCAGCAGTTTCAACGACCTTTCGCGCCTCAGTAATCACGTCTTTCCCTATGCCATCTCCCGGCAAAAGCCCAATACGATACGTCATTTTAGCATCATGAGTCATCTTCCCCACTCCCTCTCCTCGACATTACACCGTGCTCACATACTGCGGAAAGATGTTAATCCCTCTAGCCTCCGCAATTTGGACCAGTCGATTTACGGCGTTTAAATAGGCCTTTATGCTCGCCTCTATGACGTCGGTGCTCGCTCCTCTTCCTTGGGCCAACACGCCCTTCAATTTCACAACTACCACCGCTTCTCCCACTGCATCGGAGCGCTCGCTGACTGCGGAAATCTTGTAGCTGACCAACTCCGGTTCGATGTTTATTATCCTTTTTATCGCCTTGTAAGCTGCATCAACAGGGCCGTTGCCTGTGGCGGCATCGCTCACAGTCCTTTCGCCGTCGGAAATCACCACGGTAGCAGATCCCCTGCCGCCCGCTCCCACATTGACCATGAAATCCCTCAACTCAAAGGTCCTCTTCGTTGCGCCTCCAAGAATTTCGTCCACGACCAAAGCTTCAATATCGCCGTCGCTGACGATGCCCTTTTTATCGCATAAATCCTTGAATAACACGAAGGCCTTTGCCATCTCTTCTTCGTTTAAATGATATCCGAGGCCTTTTATCCTCTCCGAAAAGGCGTGTCTCCCGGAATGCTTTCCCAACACCAATTTAGTGTCGGGAGCTCCTACGTCCTGAGGTCTCATGATCTCGTATGTCCTCTTATCGCACAAGACACCGTGCTGGTGTATTCCTGCCTCATGAGAAAAGGCGTTATCTCCTACGACTGCTTTATTGGGAGGTATGACGAAACCAGTCAATCGCGACACAAGCCTGCTAGTAGGATAAAGGTGAGTGGTGTTTATGCCTGTCTCGGTTCCAAAGTACTCTTTTCTGGTACGCAGGGCCATGACAATTTCTTCCAGTGAAGCGTTGCCGGCGCGTTCGCCTATTCCGTTTATTGTGCACTCTACCTGTCTTGCTCCCGCCTTAACTGCCACCAGGGAATTTGCCACGGCCAAGCCCAAGTCATCATGACAGTGAACCGACCATATTACATCTTCTCTACCTACGCCCTTCATCACCCTAGAAAAGAAATCTCCAAATTCTTCGGGTATGGCGTATCCCACGGTATCGGGCAAGTTTAAAGTGGTTGCCCCGCAATCTGCTGCGACCTTAAAGGCTTCTATCAGAAATTCGGGGTCGGACCTGCTGCCATCCTCGGCGGAAAATTCCACGTCGGCAACGAGGCTTTTGGCATAACCTACAGCGGAACGAATTTCTTCCAACACTTCTTCCCTCGTCATCTTGAGCTTATATTGCATATGGATATCGCTTGTGGCTATGAACACGTGAATGCGCGGACGCTCTCCATATTTTACCGCCTCAAAGGCAGCCCTTATATCTTCTCTTCTTGTTCTAGACAATCCTGCTATGATGGGACCTTTAACCTTTTCAGCTATAAGTCGGACGGCCTCTGCGTCTCCCGGTGAAGCGGCAGGGAAACCGGCTTCTATGATATCTACGCCTAAGGCAGCCAATTGATAGGCAATGTGAAGCTTTTCCTGCGAATTTAAATTTATTCCCGGCGACTGCTCTCCATCCCTAAGCGTCGTATCGAATACTCTCACACGATCGTCACTCATCATTCTACATCTCCTTTTTTTAATTTTCCGGAGCTTTTTTGGCATCGAGCCAGGGCATCATCTTTCTAAGTTCAAAGCCGACCCTTTCTATAAGGTGATTTTTCTCCCTCTGCTGCCAAGCTCTCATTTGAGGCCTGTTGCATTGATTTTCAAGTATCCAGTCTTTAGCAAAGCTGCCCTCTTGAATGTTTTTCAAAAGCTCCTTCATCGTCTCTCTGACTTTCGAGTCAATGACTTTCTTACCTGCTACCATGTCCCCATATTTGGCCGTATCGCTCACCGAATAGCGCATCCAAGACAGCCCGCCCTCATACATCATGTCCACTATCAGCTTAAGCTCGTTCAAACATTCGAAATAAGCAATTTCCGGCTGATATCCGGCCTCGACCAGGGTATCGAAACCTGCTTTGACCAACTCCGTCACTCCACCGCAGAGGACAGCCTGTTCTCCAAATAGATCCGTTTCCGTCTCCTCGGCAAAAGTTGTCTCAATCAAACCTGCTCGTCCGCAACCTAAAGCACAGGCATAAGCTAAAGCCATCTCTCTGGCCGAACCCGACGCATTCTGATGAACTGCAAATAGCGCAGGAACGCCCTTTCCTTCCTGATAGGTTCTACGCAGCAGATGCCCAGGGCTTTTGGGAGCGACCATGAAGACGTCTACGGTGGAAGGGGGTATGATCTGATGAAAATGAATGGTAAAACCGTGGGCGAAAACCAGCGCTGCTCCATCTTTTAGGACAGGAGCCACTTGTTCTTCGTAGATTTTAGCCTGGATGTGATCGGGAACGAGAAAGACGACCAGGTCGCTCATGGCCACCGCCTCTTTTACATCCCGCACCTCCAAGCCATCCTGGCGTGCCCTTTCTATAGAAGAACTCCCTTTGTGAAGACCAACCACTACGCTCAGACCACTGTCCCGCAAGTTCTGCGCATGGGCATGGCCTTGACTTCCGTAACCCAATACTGCGACCTTTTTATTAGCCAAAACTTTTATGTCAGCATCTCCGTCATAATAAACCCTTGCCATATTCTATTCCTCCTTAATATTAGTCGTGCAAAATTTTATGCTAGTTTCAATTCATACTCTTCGCATCGGCCTGAAACTTTGTCTTCAAATCCTACGCGCTGCATTGCCACGGCTCCGCTTGAAGCTACTTCCAAAATCCCGAAAGGCCTCATGGCAGACAAGAAGGCTTCAACCTTGCCCTTGTCTCCGGTGACCTCGAAGACCAAGGCATCTCCGCCCACATCTACAGCTTTTCCTCGAAAGGCTTCGGCCGTTTGAAGGACATGAGGCCTGATCTCCAATGGAGCCGAAACTTTGATCAACATGATCCAACGTTCCACATAGGGAGCCTGACTCAAATTTCTCACCTCCACTATCTCTATTAATTTATCCAGCTGCTTCACAATCTGGTCGACAACCCTTTCGTCGCCTTCTACAACCATGGTAAATCGAGAAAATCCCTCGATATGGCTATGACCCACGCTTAAGCTCTCCACGTTGTATCCTCTTCGTGCTATTAGGGCTGCTATGCGAGAAAGCACTCCGGGATTGTCCTCAGCTAATACTCCTATAACATATTTCACAATTATCACCTCCTTCATAAAAAAATAAAAAGGTCGGGACCCCTGTAACGCTTACGGGTCCCGACCTTGGAAGCTAAGGGTAATAAGAGCCCTATGCTCCGGGAGGGGACCCGCAGCTTATAATTATTAGAACTAGCACTAGGACCAATTCCATGCATACTACGCCTTGGTGTAACATCTGCGTTTCCCCTCCTTCTAGCGGTAAATTTCCGATCATTCTAATTTGATCGCAGAGACATGTCAAGCAAATAAAATTAACTTGCAATTCAGAATATTTAGGAGCCGCGTCCGTCGCTACTTAATTGTTGCGATAGCTAAAAGACTCTGCATCACCTCCGCGTTATCGTAGGTTTCAAGCTTGCCTTCATCTCCAAGTTTGGCAATTGACGGATCTATGGGCAGTTTGGCCAAAATAGGGATGTTATGTTCTTCCAACTCTTCCGAGTGGCTAGAACCGAAGGGCTCCCACGCCTGATGACAGTAAGGACATATGGCATAACTCATATTTTCCACTGCACCTAAAACTGGTATGGACAACATGTTAGCCATGTTCACTGCCTTAATTACAACCATGGCCGAAAGGGACTGGGGTGATGTGACAGCCAAAAAACCATCTAAAGGCAATAGTTGCATGATCGTGAGGGGGGCATCAGAAGTGCCAGGTGGCAAGTCTACCAACAGATAGTCAATCTCTCCCCACGTCACATCTTCCCAAAATTGCTTTATAACGTTTGCTACAAGGGGTCCTCTCCATATCACAGGTTTGTAAGGATCATCTAAGAGAAGATTTATGGACATTACGCGGATCCCAAGATTTGGCGAAACCGGTGGAATTAAGCTGGAAAAAGCAGCCTTAGGCATTCCATCCACCCCTAAAAGTTTTGGAATGGATGGCCCTGTGAGGTCTGCGTCCAGAATACCTACCTTAAATCCTTGTCGCTGTAAAGCTACAGCTAACAGAGCAGTAACAGAGCTTTTTCCAACGCCCCCTTTGCCACTTCCTATAGCTAATACATGATCCACTCCCACTTTCTTGGCTTTGGCGATTGGCGCACTATCGTGGTCTTCATTCATAACAAATCCCTCCTTCGTTCCCAATTGATTATCCTGATCCAAACATACATGACTCTCTGTGAGGAAAAAACACAAGAAATTCCTTTTCGTTCCTCGTAAAGCAAACGCTGTATATTATACTTTATAGATAATGAATATCAATATCTATATCTATATCTATAATACCGAGCGAAGGAACTATTCTTT
This window contains:
- a CDS encoding DUF6672 family protein codes for the protein MKKRLIMQIGLVVLLIVISIFLYRIGKGFQLIVENKNFTLGDIVYEAEGPVRVTFDDEIQLDLKKNRADLAILVGYGKHKIKVEVLDNNGNTIRTVEKTFSLSGKEGDLVSIPALLNGSDKWIFRRNVT
- a CDS encoding ABC transporter permease subunit, with product MDRIKKFIIDIGWPRAIIAFFLLALFVIAPFVNVRLDSSISDTLVRFGMNGVLVLAMVPMIQSGCGLNFGLPLGIIAGLLGATMSLEFNAVGFLGFFMAIALATPFALIFGWGYGQLLNRVKGGEMMIATYVGFSSVAFMCIMWLLLPYKNPTMVWGYAGKGLRTTISVQEYWGGVLNNFLSIRIGEFFFIPTGTILFFALMSLLIWMFFRTKMGTAISAVGANPDFARAAGINIDRMRTISVMLSTLLGAIGIIVYEQSFGFIQLYMGPFFMAFPSVAAILLGGASINRATLTHVVIGTFLFQGILTMTPSVINSMLQTDISEVIRIIASNGMILYALTRGVRVKSR
- a CDS encoding ABC transporter permease; translated protein: MKKREAKFTIKRFLMTNIVPILFILLSAFAIPISQFSANYLIQEMLIRLARNSFLVLSLLIPIIAGMGLNFGMVLGAMAGQIGLILITDWKILGIPGMVLAAIIATPLAIALGWMCGTILNRAKGREMVTSYILGFFVNGLYQLVVLYFFGYLIPIRSPELVLSRGYGIRNAVNLLGIRNCLDYFIPVTIHGVKVPLGTFIVIAIFSAFIVWFRRTKLGQDMRAVGQDMEVARSAGIAVERTRLISIVISTVLAAYGQIIFLQNIGTLNTYNSHEQAGMFAIAALLVGGASVAKATLPNVFVGVVLFHLMFVVSPMAGKYLIGQAQLGEYFRVFVSYGVVALALAIYEWRRAQERAYARRMFRGEA
- a CDS encoding Mrp/NBP35 family ATP-binding protein, translated to MNEDHDSAPIAKAKKVGVDHVLAIGSGKGGVGKSSVTALLAVALQRQGFKVGILDADLTGPSIPKLLGVDGMPKAAFSSLIPPVSPNLGIRVMSINLLLDDPYKPVIWRGPLVANVIKQFWEDVTWGEIDYLLVDLPPGTSDAPLTIMQLLPLDGFLAVTSPQSLSAMVVIKAVNMANMLSIPVLGAVENMSYAICPYCHQAWEPFGSSHSEELEEHNIPILAKLPIDPSIAKLGDEGKLETYDNAEVMQSLLAIATIK
- a CDS encoding 2-isopropylmalate synthase; this translates as MSDDRVRVFDTTLRDGEQSPGINLNSQEKLHIAYQLAALGVDIIEAGFPAASPGDAEAVRLIAEKVKGPIIAGLSRTRREDIRAAFEAVKYGERPRIHVFIATSDIHMQYKLKMTREEVLEEIRSAVGYAKSLVADVEFSAEDGSRSDPEFLIEAFKVAADCGATTLNLPDTVGYAIPEEFGDFFSRVMKGVGREDVIWSVHCHDDLGLAVANSLVAVKAGARQVECTINGIGERAGNASLEEIVMALRTRKEYFGTETGINTTHLYPTSRLVSRLTGFVIPPNKAVVGDNAFSHEAGIHQHGVLCDKRTYEIMRPQDVGAPDTKLVLGKHSGRHAFSERIKGLGYHLNEEEMAKAFVLFKDLCDKKGIVSDGDIEALVVDEILGGATKRTFELRDFMVNVGAGGRGSATVVISDGERTVSDAATGNGPVDAAYKAIKRIINIEPELVSYKISAVSERSDAVGEAVVVVKLKGVLAQGRGASTDVIEASIKAYLNAVNRLVQIAEARGINIFPQYVSTV
- a CDS encoding isocitrate/isopropylmalate dehydrogenase family protein, which encodes MTHDAKMTYRIGLLPGDGIGKDVITEARKVVETAASSFGFSVEWREFPYGAEHYLNTGEILPDEALEEMQQCCALLQGAIGDPRVPPGVLERGILLKTRFYFDQYVNLRPASTYPNVPTPLKRGEDMDIVVVRENTEDLYVGLGFLSNEEIEATVDMKRPSYTLKGALSLKVDPSMKFAAQLALATEMGVRRITRYACNLARRRKASEIVLATKSNAVKELYGLWEEIAKEETSKEGISLKLVNVDALCYQLARDPSGYGVILCPNLFGDIVSDLLAGLTGGLGLSPSANIGDGLSMFEPVHGSAPDIAGTGRANPLAAILSASLMLEHLTQVEASEAVKNAVLEYLRAFPRQRHPMELGGEATTSEVGDSVASIIQRM
- the ilvC gene encoding ketol-acid reductoisomerase; this encodes MARVYYDGDADIKVLANKKVAVLGYGSQGHAHAQNLRDSGLSVVVGLHKGSSSIERARQDGLEVRDVKEAVAMSDLVVFLVPDHIQAKIYEEQVAPVLKDGAALVFAHGFTIHFHQIIPPSTVDVFMVAPKSPGHLLRRTYQEGKGVPALFAVHQNASGSAREMALAYACALGCGRAGLIETTFAEETETDLFGEQAVLCGGVTELVKAGFDTLVEAGYQPEIAYFECLNELKLIVDMMYEGGLSWMRYSVSDTAKYGDMVAGKKVIDSKVRETMKELLKNIQEGSFAKDWILENQCNRPQMRAWQQREKNHLIERVGFELRKMMPWLDAKKAPEN
- the ilvN gene encoding acetolactate synthase small subunit, which encodes MKYVIGVLAEDNPGVLSRIAALIARRGYNVESLSVGHSHIEGFSRFTMVVEGDERVVDQIVKQLDKLIEIVEVRNLSQAPYVERWIMLIKVSAPLEIRPHVLQTAEAFRGKAVDVGGDALVFEVTGDKGKVEAFLSAMRPFGILEVASSGAVAMQRVGFEDKVSGRCEEYELKLA
- a CDS encoding sugar ABC transporter ATP-binding protein; the protein is MSSTLLKMQGITKSFFENKVLRNVNITLERGEILGLVGENGAGKSTLMNILFGLPIIFETGGFEGKIYLEDQEVRFTSPLQALDAGIGMVHQEFSLIPGFTAAENIVLNRESTMYNFLVEIFGERLATLDYPKIKSRATNAIGRLGLSLDPDMIVSEMPVGHKQFTEIAREIEKENTKLLVLDEPTAVLTESEAKILLDAMRRLASQGIGIIFISHRLQEVLEACDRIVVLRDGEITLEKKANETNLREVASAMVGRRIEGLTERTGEERAFTKPILTIEHLWVDMPGETVRDVNLEVYEGEILGIGGLAGQGKLGIANGIMGLFPAGGKVTFQGDELPLNNPAVPLKKGIGFVSEDRRGVGLILDEGIAFNIVFTAMQIHDAYLKTYLGGLVKWRNDQEIVKAAKQYIEMLAIRCVHENQKVKELSGGNQQKVCLARAFALDPKLLFVSEPTRGIDIGAKKLVLDMIYQRNRQHGTTIVVTSSELEEMRAICDRIAIVHEGKIAGILPASSDSSEFGLLLMGAKASNEEGVISVG
- the ilvB gene encoding biosynthetic-type acetolactate synthase large subunit, which codes for MRLTGAQMIIKALEEEAVETVFGYPGGTVIPLYDALYDSKIRHVLMRHEQAVGHAADGYARVRGKPGVCFVTSGPGATNIVTPLASAYMDSIPVVVIAGQVATKVMGTDAFQEADIFGCSMSMVKHSFLVKSASEIPKAVRGAFYIATTGRPGPVLIVLPVDVQNEEGEFVYPPKLEFPGYHPERNEDLTMWGDVVEAINKAERPLLLLGGGVIHSRASAAFSSFIDEFRMPVATTLMGKGAYPEGNFLSLGMAGMHGRPAANRAILEADLVIGVGTRFSDRTTGRATCFAPNAKIIHIDVDPAEINKNIRASHFLIGDAGKIISGLHGEIKARDRSTWLQGIEKFKQEEVCDDDNSYITPRALLMSLRKMVEPQQIVSTEVGQNQMWAALHWQVKFPGTFLSSGGLGTMGYGLPAAIGAAFALLDRPVLCISGDGSFLMNVQELETCVRYNLPVKLIVINNSSLGMVRQWQELFWSERYSATNEAPSRSLVEIASGFGVKGYRIERSHEISSTLQMALSQDGPTLVECIVPTKEKVFPMIPPGGGMDEMILEA